In one Oryza glaberrima chromosome 2, OglaRS2, whole genome shotgun sequence genomic region, the following are encoded:
- the LOC127763023 gene encoding MADS-box protein SOC1-like isoform X1 encodes MAAAAAGVGGGGGVQQQETTTTVVQVAAEASRKKVEVRSAGRRGRREMRRIEDATSRQVTFSKRRSGLLKKAFELSVLCDAEVALIVFSPRGRLYQFASASSDLQRTIDRYLNHTKNSSAHEEGEESCVQKWRSEATTLGKKIEAIEGYKSKLLGEGLGSCSVQELQELEVQLEKSLCSIRQKKQKMLMDQILELREKEMNLLKENMVLRDQCKALSSPWSTSVGELKNKQADDDVHRHEDYSGGGVRDDDDRRMMEDVETDLVIGRPGSI; translated from the exons atggcggcggcggctgcaggcgtgggcggcggaggaggggtgcagcagcaggagacgacgacgacagtgGTGCAGGTAGCGGCGGAGGCGAGTCGGAAGAAGGTGGAGGTGAGATCtgcagggcggcgcgggcggcgggagatGCGGCGGATCGAGGACGCGACGAGCAGGCAGGTGACGTTCTCGAAGCGCCGGAGTGGGCTGCTGAAGAAGGCGTTCGAGCTGTCGGTGCTCTGCGACGCCGAGGTTGCTCTCATCGTCTTCTCCCCTCGCGGCCGCCTCTACCAGTTCGCTTCTGCCTCCTCCGA CTTGCAGAGGACAATCGATCGCTACCTGAACCACACAAAAAACTCATCTGCACATGAAGAAGGAGAGGAATCATGCGTCCAG AAGTGGAGATCGGAGGCTACAACCCTGGGAAAGAAGATAGAAGCAATTGAGGGCTACAAGAG TAAGCTGTTGGGGGAAGGCCTGGGGTCGTGTTCAGTGCAGGAGCTACAAGAGCTTGAAGTGCAGCTGGAGAAGAGCTTATGTAGCATCAGGCAAAAGaag CAAAAGATGCTGATGGATCAGATTTTGGAGCTCAGGGAGAAG GAGATGAACCTCTTGAAGGAGAATATGGTACTCCGTGATCAG TGCAAGGCTCTGTCATCGCCATGGTCGACGTCTGTGGGAGAGCTGAAGAATAAGCAGGCGGATGATGATGTTCATCGTCATGAGGATTattccggcggcggcgtacgcgACGACGATGATCGGCGCATGATGGAGGACGTGGAGACAGATCTGGTCATCGGACGCCCGGGATCGATATGA
- the LOC127763023 gene encoding MADS-box protein SOC1-like isoform X2: protein MAAAAAGVGGGGGVQQQETTTTVVQVAAEASRKKVEVRSAGRRGRREMRRIEDATSRQVTFSKRRSGLLKKAFELSVLCDAEVALIVFSPRGRLYQFASASSDLQRTIDRYLNHTKNSSAHEEGEESCVQKWRSEATTLGKKIEAIEGYKSKLLGEGLGSCSVQELQELEVQLEKSLCSIRQKKQKMLMDQILELREKCKALSSPWSTSVGELKNKQADDDVHRHEDYSGGGVRDDDDRRMMEDVETDLVIGRPGSI from the exons atggcggcggcggctgcaggcgtgggcggcggaggaggggtgcagcagcaggagacgacgacgacagtgGTGCAGGTAGCGGCGGAGGCGAGTCGGAAGAAGGTGGAGGTGAGATCtgcagggcggcgcgggcggcgggagatGCGGCGGATCGAGGACGCGACGAGCAGGCAGGTGACGTTCTCGAAGCGCCGGAGTGGGCTGCTGAAGAAGGCGTTCGAGCTGTCGGTGCTCTGCGACGCCGAGGTTGCTCTCATCGTCTTCTCCCCTCGCGGCCGCCTCTACCAGTTCGCTTCTGCCTCCTCCGA CTTGCAGAGGACAATCGATCGCTACCTGAACCACACAAAAAACTCATCTGCACATGAAGAAGGAGAGGAATCATGCGTCCAG AAGTGGAGATCGGAGGCTACAACCCTGGGAAAGAAGATAGAAGCAATTGAGGGCTACAAGAG TAAGCTGTTGGGGGAAGGCCTGGGGTCGTGTTCAGTGCAGGAGCTACAAGAGCTTGAAGTGCAGCTGGAGAAGAGCTTATGTAGCATCAGGCAAAAGaag CAAAAGATGCTGATGGATCAGATTTTGGAGCTCAGGGAGAAG TGCAAGGCTCTGTCATCGCCATGGTCGACGTCTGTGGGAGAGCTGAAGAATAAGCAGGCGGATGATGATGTTCATCGTCATGAGGATTattccggcggcggcgtacgcgACGACGATGATCGGCGCATGATGGAGGACGTGGAGACAGATCTGGTCATCGGACGCCCGGGATCGATATGA
- the LOC127763024 gene encoding uncharacterized protein LOC127763024, translating into MEKAAANQAGKVLKKGKKKQAKDELDRQKQAEKKRRRLEKALANSAAIISELEKKKQKKREEQQRLDEEGAAIAEAVALHVLIGEDSDEPCHLMLNKHRRCNHWDHSAGFDFAVDAQGADIYPPDGLIQCADHVYAPKGRCIDWGIGQPLPSWGEVKDLQLQAPCYQGMFHQSVACPGFIAAQAVSSLQIGGDSSDITSPSQGATVVNRMLGATNRLNLYREI; encoded by the coding sequence ATGGAAAAGGCCGCGGCCAATCAGGCGGGCAAAGTCTTGAAGAAAGGTAAGAAGAAACAAGCCAAGGATGAATTAGATCGCCAGAAGCAGGCTGAGAAGAAGAGACGGCGGCTGGAGAAAGCGCTTGCAAACTCCGCTGCCATTATATCTGAGCTGGaaaagaagaagcagaagaagagggAAGAACAGCAAAGGCTGGATGAGGAAGGTGCTGCGATAGCTGAAGCAGTTGCTCTTCATGTCCTCATTGGTGAGGACTCCGATGAACCCTGCCATTTGATGCTAAACAAGCACAGAAGATGCAACCATTGGGATCACTCAGCTGGTTTTGATTTCGCCGTGGATGCACAAGGCGCTGATATTTATCCTCCTGATGGACTGATACAGTGCGCTGATCATGTTTATGCTCCCAAAGGGAGGTGTATTGATTGGGGGATTGGCCAGCCATTGCCATCTTGGGGAGAGGTGAAGGACTTGCAGTTGCAGGCACCGTGCTACCAAGGAATGTTCCACCAGTCAGTTGCATGCCCAGGTTTCATAGCAGCTCAAGCGGTCTCCTCCTTGCAAATCGGAGGAGATTCGTCAGATATTACCTCTCCAAGCCAAGGAGCGACTGTCGTTAATAGGATGCTTGGTGCCACCAACAGGCTCAACCTTTACAGAGAGATATAA
- the LOC127763494 gene encoding trihelix transcription factor GTL1-like — translation MQSGYGGVSEFQQYIMDPGAFAMSAPPQPAQAAAAAAAAAAAAAGGQELGAPFRYQPLHHHALPQHHHHHHPPPQMPPHLAHFGGAGGIPFTQQLLHQAAAAGHHPHLQLFHEQHHHQKHQQQPPPPARWAPQHHHHHHPHHHLGLDVEAAVPESSGAGAGSAASGAGAPPGVPPFLAAAMSFKLGVDGGGGSGATGGTDDALNDGGGAGSGMMLHGGGGGGGGGDDEAATESRLRRWPGDEETSIKEPTWRPLDIDYIHSSSSSKRAPPKDKPATPDSPAPPPPANYFKNKPDDNAAAASAASAGAVNYKLFSELEAIYKPGSGGAQTGSGSGLTGDDNAMLAPPMADLPDAAAADPPHLNTSETSAGEDAHAVVQPQPQTQQPSGADAARRKRKRRRQEQLSASASFFERLVQRLMEHQESLHRQFLDTMERRERERAARDEAWRRQEADKFAREAAARAQDRASAAARESAIIAYLEKISGETITLPPPAANPAPGADEQDGVGKEVVAYDGEGSLQLSSSRWPKHEVEALIRVRTGLEDRFQEPGLKGPLWEEVSARMAAAGYRRNAKRCKEKWENINKYFRKAKESGKKRPAHAKTCPYFDELDRLYSRSGSGGGGGSSSAGGNGGEEAKGSSELLDAVVKYPDVRCAPPGFPFDGEQNEEGRTKDDGDEAHHDGDGDGDEEDVGVGVGRATDDHDDQVDESHDDH, via the exons ATGCAGTCCGGCTACGGCGGCGTCTCCGAGTTCCAGCAGTACATCATGGACCCCGGCGCCTTCGCCAtgtccgcgccgccgcagcccgcccaggcggccgctgccgctgctgctgccgcggcggcggcggccggtggccagGAGCTGGGCGCGCCGTTCAGGTACCAGCCGCTGCACCACCACGCCCTGcctcagcaccaccaccaccaccacccgccgcctcaGATGCCTCCCCACTTGGCGCACTTCGGCGGCGCTGGTGGGATTCCCTTCACGCAGCAGCTGCTCCACCAGGCGGCCGCCGCAGgccaccacccccacctccaGCTCTTCCAcgagcagcaccaccaccagaaGCACCAGCAGCAGCCACCGCCCCCGGCTAGGTGGGCCccgcagcaccaccaccaccaccacccgcaccaCCATCTCGGCCTCGACGTCGAGGCGGCCGTTCCGGAGAgctccggtgccggcgccgggaGCGctgcctccggcgccggcgcccctccGGGCGTCCCTCCGTTCCTGGCCGCCGCCATGAGCTTCAAGCTgggggtcgacggcggcggcggcagcggcgccaccggcggaACGGACGACGCGCTGAACGACGGGGGCGGCGCGGGCAGCGGCATGATGCttcatggaggaggaggaggaggtggtggcggggaTGACGAGGCGGCCACGGAGAGCAGGCTCCGGCGGTGGCCGGGGGACGAGGAAACTTCCATCAAAGAACCGACCTG GCGGCCACTCGACATCGACTACatacacagcagcagcagcagcaagagggCGCCGCCCAAGGACAAACCCGCCACTCCCGActcccctgcgccgccgcccccagcgAATTACTTCAAGAATAAGCCCGACGacaatgccgccgccgcatccgccgcctccgctggcGCCGTCAACTACAAGCTCTTCAGCGAGCTGGAGGCCATCTACAagcccggcagcggcggcgcccagacgggctccggctccggcctcACCGGGGACGACAATGCCATGCTCGCGCCGCCCATGGCTGacctccccgacgccgccgccgccgacccgccgcACCTCAACACGTCCGAGACGTCTGCCGGGGAGGACGCACACGCCGTggtgcagccgcagccgcagacGCAGCAGCCGTCGGGGGCGGACGCGGCGCGCCGCAAGCGCAAGCGGCGGCGCCAGGAGCAGCTCAGCGCGTCGGCCTCCTTCTTCGAGCGCCTGGTGCAGCGCCTCATGGAGCACCAGGAGAGCCTCCACCGTCAGTTCCTCGACACCATGGAGCGccgggagcgggagcgcgcCGCCCGCGACGAGGCGTGGCGCCGCCAGGAGGCCGACAAGTTCGCGCGcgaggccgccgcgcgcgcgcaggaCCGCGCCAGCGCCGCTGCACGCGAGTCCGCCATCATCGCCTACCTGGAAAAGATCTCCGGCGAGACCATCACGCTCCCACCCCCCGCCGCCAACCCCGCTCCGGGCGCCGACGAGCAGGACGGCGTGGggaaggaggtggtggcgtACGACGGCGAGGGGTCGCTGCAGCTGAGCTCGTCGCGGTGGCCGAAGCACGAGGTGGAGGCGCTGATCCGGGTGCGGACGGGGCTGGAGGATAGGTTCCAGGAGCCAGGGCTGAAGGGCCCCCTGTGGGAGGAGGTGAGCgcgcgcatggcggcggcgggctacCGGCGGAACGCGAAGCGGTGCAAGGAGAAGTGGGAGAACATCAACAAATACTTCCGCAAGGCCAAGGAGAGCGGCAAGAAGCGGCCGGCGCACGCCAAGACGTGCCCCTACTTCGACGAGCTCGACCGCCTCTACTcccgctccggctccggcggcggtggtgggtcgTCCTCggcgggcggcaatggcggggaGGAGGCGAAGGGCAGCTCGGAGCTGCTGGACGCGGTGGTGAAGTACCCAGACGTGCGGTGCGCGCCGCCGGGTTTCCCGTTCGACGGGGAGCAGAACGAGGAAGGGAGGAcgaaggacgacggcgacgaggcgcaccatgatggcgacggcgacggcgacgaggaagacgtTGGCGTTGGCGTTGGGAGGGCGACCGATGATCATGACGACCAAGTGGATGAGAGCCATGACGACCATTAA